Proteins from one Streptomyces sp. NBC_00390 genomic window:
- a CDS encoding ATP-binding domain-containing protein, translated as MSTTSRDAVVAGEQKAVDRAYDCYEARLAEMTEQSPAAASASGKDGTAARIEAEAKAEEYGGLGGEALVVSRVDVQEPGASAAETFYIGRRSVFDVETRDQVVVLWTAPMARKWYNAQPESPGEVLLRRQLRCSERTVEDFLDEIVPSAVPGADTDIDAYTDTDEQGGPAYDSLDGTAYDTAAEPAAAEDHGPGTVPSPRDGARRRRKKPQQVDEFLLRELHRSRSGRMRDIVETIRRDQMALVTGSPADVLVIQGGPGTGKSAVGLHRVTWLVNNDHFRPQDILVVGPHQNFLEYVGRVLPTLGTRNVNAVQLDRLWAGEVRGTDSPKARLVKSDDRMATVLRRRVERECRPDALDSLVTAPSHEQDEPDFAVGVGSTLLRLPRSEVLGVLREAREGSGAYRARRDRFRTLLVDRLLGALTRLAPRRGTDETIRRDLERNRQVVALVERTWPALSPEEALRSLLNSPDRLGECASQVLGESEQAALQRPKAESAGEEPWTLDDLVCLEELRFLIAGETPQRYRHIVVDEAQDLTPMQARSLQRRCPTGSMTVLGDLAQATGPHTYAAWGRLGGLLSGQGDWHVAELNTSYRVPAQIMEFVAPLAGEVAPSLPFPAAVRRADGEAVRLVATTPSQLLDDVAARVIRLVGTDDGRSPRSVAVIVPDSPWREQVRRHVDLIEGMAPERLRAVSVLAAAEAKGMEFDHVLVLDPSAIAGSGPAGLRRLYVALTRSTQSLTVLHTSPLPEALGGGSDDAAGEEAPQVGADVRVTVLGPGPGSHWRVQALSPESERTFLLVPRHGSPVPVAGSTLDGWVIRNEGRVSLISAADFGRRPVSPGMAARYAAALDVMDEIARGGGTIPADAPARLSELKGMANRCLRRDQADWLSVWQLLGRPDADRLAILRDLARSAREAVAAGDPARAAAVASELTRSGWADALSDARELLRRGPDTTDEAESETAPVEVVEHEAGVVSADETTPDAGAAPAGEDAPEPATDPEPATATGTRPEPSGSPETEHQKEHDVQAIAIEDIEVTATGLLYDLATAAEADRNCNTHEAVRFELMAALLRAGLKPSDAPLVDVSRTGEDGRFLYEVLGAQRSAYADLRAGATRLLEVNHAQPQSADRLYLVLSEPPADAWAADTVRAVFGVHVLWRTVDGWGGEDKETALGGEAASAP; from the coding sequence GTGAGTACGACATCACGGGATGCGGTCGTCGCCGGCGAACAGAAGGCCGTGGACCGCGCCTACGACTGCTACGAGGCGCGCCTCGCGGAGATGACGGAACAGTCGCCCGCCGCGGCCTCCGCCAGCGGCAAGGACGGCACCGCCGCCAGGATCGAGGCGGAGGCCAAGGCCGAGGAGTACGGCGGGCTGGGCGGCGAGGCCCTCGTCGTCAGCAGGGTCGACGTACAGGAGCCGGGCGCGTCGGCGGCCGAGACCTTCTACATCGGGCGCCGGAGCGTGTTCGACGTCGAGACCCGTGACCAGGTGGTGGTCCTCTGGACGGCCCCGATGGCCAGGAAGTGGTACAACGCGCAGCCGGAATCGCCCGGGGAGGTGCTCCTGCGACGGCAGTTACGCTGCTCGGAGCGCACGGTCGAGGACTTCCTGGACGAGATCGTCCCGTCTGCGGTGCCCGGCGCCGACACCGACATCGACGCCTACACCGACACAGACGAGCAGGGTGGACCGGCGTACGACTCCCTTGACGGGACGGCCTACGACACCGCTGCGGAGCCCGCAGCCGCCGAGGACCATGGCCCCGGCACCGTCCCCTCACCTCGTGACGGCGCCCGCCGGCGCCGGAAGAAGCCGCAACAGGTGGACGAGTTCCTGCTCCGGGAACTCCACCGCTCCCGCAGCGGGCGGATGCGCGACATCGTCGAGACGATCCGCCGCGACCAGATGGCCCTGGTCACCGGCTCACCGGCGGACGTGCTCGTGATCCAGGGCGGACCGGGCACCGGAAAGTCCGCGGTCGGCCTGCACCGCGTGACCTGGCTCGTCAACAACGACCACTTCCGCCCACAGGACATCCTGGTGGTCGGACCGCACCAGAACTTCCTGGAGTACGTGGGGCGGGTGCTGCCCACCCTCGGCACCCGCAACGTCAACGCCGTCCAGCTCGACCGCCTCTGGGCCGGTGAGGTCCGCGGCACGGACTCCCCCAAGGCGCGGCTGGTCAAGTCCGACGACCGGATGGCCACCGTCCTGCGGCGGCGCGTGGAGCGCGAGTGCAGACCGGACGCACTGGATTCCCTCGTCACCGCCCCCTCGCACGAACAGGACGAGCCGGACTTCGCCGTCGGCGTCGGCAGTACGCTGCTGCGCCTGCCGCGCTCGGAGGTGCTCGGCGTTCTGCGTGAGGCCCGCGAGGGCAGCGGCGCCTACCGGGCGCGCCGCGACCGGTTCCGGACGCTTCTCGTCGACCGACTGCTGGGCGCCCTGACGCGACTCGCCCCGCGGCGCGGCACGGACGAGACGATACGCAGGGATCTGGAGCGCAACCGGCAGGTGGTGGCACTCGTCGAGCGGACCTGGCCGGCGCTGAGCCCGGAGGAGGCCCTGCGGAGTCTGCTCAACTCACCTGACAGGCTGGGTGAGTGCGCGTCGCAGGTGCTCGGCGAGAGTGAACAGGCCGCGCTCCAGCGGCCGAAGGCCGAGAGCGCGGGGGAGGAGCCCTGGACCCTCGACGACTTGGTGTGTCTGGAGGAACTGCGGTTCCTCATCGCCGGTGAGACCCCGCAGCGGTACCGGCACATCGTCGTCGACGAGGCCCAGGACCTGACACCGATGCAGGCGAGGTCGCTGCAGAGGCGTTGTCCGACCGGCTCGATGACCGTGCTCGGCGACCTGGCGCAGGCCACCGGCCCCCACACGTATGCCGCTTGGGGCCGGCTGGGCGGACTGCTGTCCGGGCAGGGGGACTGGCATGTCGCGGAGCTGAACACCAGCTACCGCGTGCCGGCTCAGATCATGGAGTTCGTGGCTCCCCTCGCCGGGGAGGTCGCGCCGTCGCTGCCCTTCCCCGCCGCCGTCCGCCGGGCCGACGGGGAAGCCGTACGGCTGGTCGCGACGACACCGTCCCAGCTGCTGGACGACGTGGCGGCCCGCGTGATCCGCCTCGTCGGTACCGATGACGGCCGCTCCCCGAGGTCGGTCGCCGTCATCGTGCCCGACTCCCCGTGGCGGGAGCAGGTCCGCCGGCACGTGGACCTGATCGAGGGCATGGCCCCGGAGCGGCTGCGAGCCGTGTCCGTGCTGGCGGCGGCCGAGGCCAAGGGCATGGAGTTCGACCATGTCCTGGTCCTGGACCCGTCGGCCATCGCCGGCAGCGGACCCGCGGGGCTGCGCCGGCTGTACGTGGCACTGACCCGCAGTACGCAGAGCCTGACCGTTCTTCACACGTCACCGCTGCCCGAGGCGCTCGGGGGAGGTTCCGATGACGCGGCCGGCGAGGAGGCCCCGCAGGTCGGCGCCGATGTGCGGGTCACGGTGCTCGGGCCGGGACCGGGGTCGCACTGGCGGGTGCAGGCTCTCTCGCCCGAGAGCGAGCGCACGTTCCTCCTCGTCCCGCGCCACGGTTCACCCGTTCCCGTAGCCGGATCCACGCTGGACGGCTGGGTGATCCGCAATGAGGGACGGGTGAGTCTGATCTCGGCCGCCGACTTCGGCCGCAGGCCCGTCTCGCCCGGAATGGCGGCCCGTTACGCGGCGGCACTCGACGTCATGGACGAGATCGCGCGCGGCGGCGGCACGATCCCGGCCGATGCCCCGGCCCGGCTTTCGGAACTGAAGGGCATGGCCAACCGGTGTCTGCGCCGGGACCAGGCCGACTGGCTGAGTGTCTGGCAGTTGCTCGGGCGTCCTGACGCAGACCGGCTGGCCATCCTGCGCGACCTCGCGAGGAGTGCACGGGAAGCGGTCGCCGCGGGCGATCCTGCGCGTGCGGCCGCGGTCGCGTCGGAGCTGACGCGCAGCGGATGGGCGGACGCGCTGAGCGATGCGCGGGAACTTCTGCGGCGTGGCCCCGACACCACGGACGAGGCCGAGAGCGAGACCGCACCGGTGGAGGTCGTCGAGCACGAGGCGGGCGTCGTATCCGCCGACGAGACCACCCCCGACGCCGGGGCCGCACCCGCCGGCGAAGACGCCCCCGAACCCGCCACCGATCCCGAACCCGCCACCGCCACCGGCACCCGACCGGAACCCTCCGGGTCCCCGGAGACAGAGCACCAGAAGGAGCACGACGTGCAGGCCATCGCCATCGAGGACATCGAAGTGACAGCCACCGGGCTGCTGTACGACCTGGCGACCGCGGCGGAGGCCGACCGGAACTGCAACACCCATGAGGCAGTGCGGTTCGAGCTGATGGCCGCCCTGCTGCGGGCCGGCCTGAAGCCGTCCGACGCACCCCTCGTCGACGTCAGCCGCACCGGCGAGGACGGCCGCTTCCTGTACGAAGTCCTCGGCGCCCAACGCTCCGCGTACGCGGACCTGCGTGCCGGAGCGACCCGTCTGCTGGAGGTCAACCACGCTCAGCCGCAATCCGCCGACCGCCTGTACCTCGTGCTCTCCGAGCCGCCTGCCGACGCGTGGGCGGCGGACACCGTACGAGCGGTGTTCGGTGTCCATGTGCTGTGGCGGACGGTGGACGGCTGGGGCGGGGAGGACAAGGAGACGGCGCTCGGCGGCGAGGCGGCGTCCGCTCCCTGA
- a CDS encoding calcium-binding protein → MRMRATGAALVGALALTALVVPAAQAGAAEVETKITKVVVNGGKDVVLGTRAEKTVTVSLTATHPDGIEQGRLYLWHDDGTGKADNIVFGNEDWGTCTEIDDTTSICKQTITFDPLLTPGRNEHAGTWRVSAWAMAPGGQDTRDETKTVRIQRASKLTVNAGPEPVTKGRKITTTGKLTRANWDEGSYKGYTNQPVKLQFRKAGTSTYTTVKTVRTNSTGNLSTTVTASKDGYWRWSFAGTTTTPAVNTTGDYVDVR, encoded by the coding sequence ATGCGCATGCGTGCCACCGGCGCCGCCCTTGTCGGCGCCCTGGCTCTGACCGCCCTTGTCGTTCCGGCCGCTCAGGCCGGAGCGGCGGAGGTCGAAACCAAGATCACCAAGGTGGTCGTGAACGGCGGCAAGGACGTCGTCCTGGGCACCAGGGCCGAGAAGACCGTCACCGTCTCCCTGACCGCCACCCATCCGGACGGCATCGAGCAAGGCCGGCTCTACCTGTGGCACGACGACGGTACGGGCAAGGCGGACAACATCGTCTTCGGGAACGAGGACTGGGGCACCTGCACCGAGATCGACGACACCACCTCCATCTGCAAGCAGACCATCACCTTCGACCCGCTCCTCACCCCGGGCCGGAACGAACACGCGGGCACCTGGAGGGTCTCCGCATGGGCGATGGCTCCCGGTGGCCAGGACACGCGGGACGAGACGAAGACCGTCCGGATCCAGCGCGCCTCCAAGCTCACGGTCAACGCGGGTCCGGAGCCGGTCACCAAGGGCAGGAAGATCACCACCACGGGCAAGCTCACCCGCGCCAACTGGGACGAGGGGTCTTACAAGGGCTACACCAACCAGCCGGTGAAGCTGCAGTTCCGCAAGGCGGGCACCAGCACCTACACGACCGTCAAGACGGTCAGGACCAACTCGACGGGCAACCTGTCGACGACGGTGACGGCGTCGAAGGACGGCTACTGGCGCTGGTCCTTCGCGGGCACGACCACCACTCCGGCGGTCAACACCACCGGTGACTACGTCGACGTGAGGTAG
- a CDS encoding calcium-binding protein, giving the protein MRIRATGAAIVGALVLTALAVPAAQAEEGPAGPRKTTFSAKAPADEVLGDTKITKVVVNNNKDIVLGTTAPKTVPVTLTATDAAGIQDAWVELWHGDDWDSPDALAVPNESVCKVVNATTSTCTMNITIDPQLDLDKNTLAGTWKVTAYAWGKDGDFVEKDTYKTHRVQRASKLTVNAGPEPVTKGRKITVTGKLSRANWETSTYKGYADQPVKLQFRKAGTSTYSTVKTVRTNSTGNLSTTVTASKDGYWRWSFAGTTTTPAVHATGDYVDVR; this is encoded by the coding sequence ATGCGCATTCGTGCCACTGGCGCCGCGATCGTCGGCGCCCTGGTTCTGACCGCCCTTGCCGTTCCGGCCGCTCAGGCCGAAGAAGGCCCGGCGGGCCCGAGGAAGACCACCTTCTCCGCCAAGGCACCGGCGGACGAGGTCCTCGGCGACACCAAGATCACCAAGGTGGTCGTGAACAACAACAAGGACATCGTCCTGGGCACCACGGCCCCCAAGACCGTCCCGGTCACCCTGACGGCCACCGACGCGGCCGGTATCCAGGACGCGTGGGTCGAGCTGTGGCACGGCGACGACTGGGACTCGCCGGACGCACTCGCAGTCCCGAACGAGTCCGTCTGCAAGGTGGTCAATGCCACCACGTCCACCTGCACGATGAACATCACGATCGACCCGCAGCTGGACCTGGACAAGAACACCCTCGCCGGCACCTGGAAGGTCACCGCCTACGCGTGGGGCAAGGACGGCGACTTCGTCGAGAAGGACACGTACAAGACGCACCGCGTCCAGCGCGCCTCGAAGCTCACGGTCAACGCGGGTCCGGAGCCGGTCACCAAGGGCAGGAAGATCACCGTCACGGGCAAGCTCTCCCGTGCCAACTGGGAGACCTCCACCTACAAGGGGTACGCCGACCAGCCGGTGAAGCTGCAGTTCCGCAAGGCGGGCACCAGCACGTACTCGACCGTCAAGACCGTCAGGACCAACTCGACGGGCAACCTGTCGACGACGGTGACGGCGTCGAAGGACGGCTACTGGCGCTGGTCCTTCGCGGGCACGACCACCACTCCGGCGGTCCACGCCACGGGTGACTACGTCGACGTGAGGTAG
- a CDS encoding HAD-IC family P-type ATPase, whose product MTQPPWTGTEGPEPSGPVISAGAELDPVHPPTRPPGTARRRVSPTGLTTAEVAERVALGQINDVPVRSSRSTVDIIRGNVFTRFNAIIGVLWVIMFFVAPIQDSLFGFVIIANTGIGIIQELRAKKTLDSLAVIGEAKPTVRRDGVASEVSTSEIVLHDLVELGPGDKVVVDGEVAEADSLEIDESLLTGEADPVVKQPGDLVMSGSFVVAGGGAFTATKVGREAYAAQLAEEASRFTLVASELRSGISTILKYVTWMMIPTATGLVISQLVVKETNVKDSVARTVGGIVPMIPEGLVLLTSVAFAIGVIRLGRQQCLVQELPAIEGLARVDVVCLDKTGTLTEGGMDVAELRTLGGADEPYVRKVLGALGESDPRPNASLQAVIDAYPDSEDWRCTESLPFSSARKYSGASFSEGNGEESTWLLGAPDVLLPPGDPVLADIDQLNQQGLRVLLLVRTAGELDAADVAAGAKPTALVVLEQRLRPEAADTLRYFGEQNVAAKVISGDNAIAVGAVAGKLGLPGAADTVDARRLPAEQSAMAEELAANTVFGRVSPQQKRDMVGALQSRGHTVAMTGDGVNDVLALKDADIGVSMGTGSEATRAVAQIVLLNNSFATLPSVVAEGRRVIGNITRVATLFLTKTVYSVLLAILVVCSQVEYPFLPRHLTLLSTLTIGVPAFFLALAPNTERAKPNFVRRVMRYAIPAGVIAGTATFCTYLLARSHYSGPGALDAETSAATLTLFLVAMWVLAIIARPYTWWRIALVATMGGAFLLVLVVPWLQHFFALKLVGTTMPWAAVAVAAAAAALLEFTWRWVDRRFPADAETRAT is encoded by the coding sequence ATGACGCAGCCGCCGTGGACCGGCACCGAAGGCCCCGAGCCGAGCGGACCCGTCATCAGCGCGGGCGCCGAACTCGACCCCGTGCACCCTCCCACCCGACCCCCCGGCACGGCCCGGCGCCGGGTGTCCCCGACCGGACTGACGACCGCCGAGGTCGCCGAGCGGGTGGCGCTGGGCCAGATCAACGACGTACCCGTACGCAGCTCGCGCTCCACCGTCGACATCATCCGCGGCAATGTGTTCACCCGCTTCAACGCGATCATCGGCGTCCTGTGGGTGATCATGTTCTTCGTCGCGCCGATCCAGGACAGCCTCTTCGGCTTTGTGATCATCGCCAACACCGGGATCGGCATCATCCAGGAACTGCGTGCCAAGAAGACGCTGGACTCACTCGCCGTCATCGGCGAGGCGAAACCGACCGTACGGCGCGACGGGGTGGCCTCCGAGGTCTCCACCTCCGAGATCGTCCTGCACGACCTGGTCGAACTCGGGCCCGGTGACAAGGTCGTCGTCGACGGCGAGGTCGCCGAGGCGGACAGCCTGGAGATCGACGAGTCGCTGCTGACCGGCGAGGCGGACCCGGTGGTCAAGCAGCCGGGCGACCTCGTGATGTCGGGCAGCTTCGTGGTCGCGGGCGGCGGCGCGTTCACCGCGACCAAGGTGGGCCGCGAGGCGTATGCGGCACAACTGGCCGAGGAGGCGTCCCGCTTCACCCTGGTCGCCTCCGAGCTGCGCAGCGGCATCAGCACCATCCTCAAGTACGTGACCTGGATGATGATCCCCACCGCCACGGGGCTCGTCATCAGCCAGCTGGTCGTCAAGGAGACCAACGTCAAGGACTCGGTGGCGCGTACGGTCGGCGGGATCGTCCCGATGATCCCCGAGGGCCTCGTCCTGCTCACCTCGGTCGCCTTCGCCATCGGAGTGATCCGTCTGGGCCGCCAGCAGTGCCTCGTGCAGGAACTGCCCGCGATCGAGGGCCTGGCACGCGTGGACGTGGTCTGCCTGGACAAGACCGGCACACTGACCGAAGGCGGCATGGACGTCGCGGAGCTGCGGACGCTGGGCGGTGCCGACGAGCCGTACGTACGCAAGGTGCTGGGCGCGCTCGGCGAGTCCGACCCCCGGCCCAACGCGAGTCTCCAGGCGGTCATCGACGCATATCCGGACAGCGAGGACTGGCGCTGCACGGAGTCACTGCCCTTCTCCTCGGCGCGCAAGTACAGCGGGGCGAGCTTCAGCGAGGGCAACGGTGAGGAGTCCACCTGGCTGCTGGGCGCTCCCGATGTGCTGCTGCCGCCAGGGGACCCGGTGCTCGCAGACATCGACCAGCTCAACCAGCAGGGGCTGCGGGTGCTGCTGCTGGTCCGGACCGCGGGCGAACTGGACGCGGCGGACGTGGCGGCGGGCGCGAAGCCGACGGCGCTGGTGGTGCTCGAGCAGCGGCTGCGGCCGGAGGCTGCCGACACGCTGCGGTACTTCGGCGAGCAGAACGTCGCGGCCAAGGTCATCTCCGGCGACAACGCGATCGCCGTCGGCGCGGTGGCGGGCAAGCTGGGACTGCCGGGCGCGGCGGACACGGTGGATGCGCGGCGGCTGCCGGCCGAGCAGTCGGCGATGGCCGAGGAGCTGGCCGCGAACACGGTCTTCGGCCGGGTCAGCCCGCAGCAGAAGCGGGACATGGTCGGCGCGCTGCAGTCCCGCGGGCACACGGTGGCGATGACGGGGGACGGCGTCAACGACGTCCTGGCGCTGAAGGACGCGGACATCGGCGTATCGATGGGCACGGGCTCGGAGGCCACCCGGGCGGTCGCCCAGATCGTGCTGCTGAACAACAGTTTCGCGACGCTGCCGTCGGTGGTGGCGGAGGGCCGCCGGGTGATCGGCAACATCACCCGCGTCGCCACGCTGTTCCTGACCAAGACCGTGTACTCGGTGCTTCTGGCGATCCTGGTGGTGTGCAGCCAGGTGGAGTACCCGTTCCTCCCCCGCCATCTGACACTGCTGTCGACGCTGACGATCGGCGTCCCGGCGTTCTTCCTGGCGCTCGCCCCGAACACGGAGCGGGCGAAGCCGAACTTCGTGCGCCGGGTGATGCGGTACGCGATCCCGGCGGGTGTGATCGCGGGGACGGCGACGTTCTGCACGTATCTGCTGGCCCGCTCCCACTACAGCGGACCGGGCGCCCTGGACGCGGAGACGAGCGCGGCGACGCTGACGCTGTTCCTGGTCGCGATGTGGGTGCTGGCCATCATCGCCCGGCCCTACACGTGGTGGCGGATCGCGCTGGTGGCGACGATGGGCGGAGCGTTCCTGCTGGTGCTGGTGGTGCCGTGGCTCCAGCACTTCTTCGCCCTGAAGCTCGTGGGCACGACGATGCCATGGGCGGCAGTCGCCGTTGCGGCGGCCGCCGCAGCGCTTCTGGAGTTCACCTGGCGCTGGGTCGACCGCCGCTTCCCTGCCGACGCAGAGACGAGGGCTACGTGA
- a CDS encoding DUF2530 domain-containing protein, whose product MAKWTPRHEAPEPLEGPIVATITGGTILWFVMFLVQVPFYGWFADRDLTWWVWTCLAGAGLGLIGIWYVRSREAAIKRSQAAADADTAPTAENSDS is encoded by the coding sequence ATGGCGAAGTGGACCCCCAGGCACGAGGCACCCGAACCCCTTGAGGGGCCGATCGTCGCCACCATCACCGGCGGCACGATCCTGTGGTTCGTCATGTTCCTCGTCCAGGTCCCGTTCTACGGCTGGTTCGCGGACCGCGATCTGACCTGGTGGGTGTGGACCTGTCTGGCCGGTGCGGGCCTCGGACTCATCGGCATCTGGTACGTACGCAGCCGGGAAGCGGCGATCAAGCGCTCACAGGCGGCCGCCGACGCGGACACCGCCCCGACGGCGGAGAACTCCGACTCCTGA
- a CDS encoding NCS2 family permease, with amino-acid sequence MPPTATAPADVQPPQQQPSTGSSRLDRFFKISERGSTVAREVRGGFASFFAMAYIIVLNPIILGSAKDMYGHQLDGGQLVTATVLTAAFSTLLMGVIGNVPIALAAGLGVNTVVALQLAPHMSWPDAMGMVVLAGFVVMLLVATGLRERVMNAVPLSLRKGIAIGIGLFIMLIGLVDSGFVSRIPDAAKTVVPLQLGSGGHLLGWPVLVFALGVLLTFALIIRKVPGAILISIVAMTVVAMVVNAVAGIPSWGLTTPEWPGNPVATPDFGLVGEVSLFGGFEKVGLLTGCLFVFTVLLSCFFDAMGTILGVGDEARLMDKDGNFPGINKVLIVDGIAVAAGGASSASANTCFVESTAGVGEGARTGLASVVTGALFAVALFLTPLATMVPSQAATPALVAVGFLILAGSVKDIDWSDFTIAVPAFLAMVIMPFTYSITNGIGIGFIAFSALRLAAGRGREVPAAMYVVSAVFLFSYAMPALGLT; translated from the coding sequence ATGCCCCCCACGGCCACCGCCCCTGCGGACGTCCAGCCGCCGCAGCAGCAGCCGTCCACAGGCTCCAGCCGCCTGGACCGCTTCTTCAAGATCTCCGAGCGCGGCTCCACGGTCGCCCGCGAAGTCCGCGGCGGATTCGCCAGCTTCTTCGCGATGGCCTACATCATCGTGCTGAACCCGATCATCCTCGGCAGCGCGAAGGACATGTACGGGCACCAGCTCGACGGCGGCCAGCTGGTCACCGCCACCGTGCTGACCGCGGCCTTCTCCACCCTCCTCATGGGCGTCATCGGCAATGTCCCGATCGCGCTCGCGGCCGGTCTCGGCGTCAACACCGTCGTCGCCCTCCAGCTCGCGCCCCACATGTCCTGGCCGGACGCCATGGGCATGGTCGTGCTGGCCGGCTTCGTCGTGATGCTGCTGGTCGCCACCGGGCTGCGTGAGCGCGTGATGAACGCCGTGCCGCTGAGCCTGCGCAAGGGCATCGCGATCGGTATCGGCCTGTTCATCATGCTGATCGGCCTGGTCGACTCCGGTTTCGTCTCCCGTATCCCCGACGCCGCCAAGACGGTCGTCCCGCTCCAGCTCGGCAGCGGCGGGCACCTGCTCGGCTGGCCGGTCCTGGTCTTCGCCCTGGGTGTGCTGCTCACCTTCGCACTGATCATCCGCAAGGTGCCCGGCGCGATCCTGATCTCCATCGTGGCGATGACGGTTGTCGCCATGGTCGTCAACGCGGTCGCGGGCATCCCCAGCTGGGGCCTGACCACGCCAGAGTGGCCCGGCAACCCGGTCGCGACGCCCGACTTCGGCCTGGTCGGCGAGGTCAGTCTGTTCGGCGGCTTCGAGAAGGTCGGACTGCTGACCGGCTGCCTCTTCGTCTTCACCGTGCTGCTGTCCTGCTTCTTCGACGCGATGGGCACGATCCTCGGCGTCGGCGACGAGGCCAGGCTGATGGACAAGGACGGCAACTTCCCCGGCATCAACAAGGTGCTGATCGTCGACGGCATCGCGGTCGCCGCCGGCGGCGCGAGCTCCGCCTCCGCCAACACCTGCTTCGTGGAGTCCACCGCCGGCGTCGGCGAGGGTGCCCGTACCGGTCTCGCGTCCGTCGTCACGGGTGCGCTGTTCGCGGTGGCGCTGTTCCTCACGCCCCTCGCCACGATGGTGCCGTCCCAGGCGGCCACGCCCGCGCTGGTGGCGGTCGGCTTCCTGATCCTGGCCGGTTCCGTCAAGGACATCGACTGGAGCGACTTCACGATCGCCGTCCCGGCGTTCCTGGCGATGGTGATCATGCCGTTCACGTACTCGATCACCAACGGCATCGGCATCGGCTTCATCGCCTTCAGTGCGCTGCGGCTGGCGGCCGGACGCGGCCGTGAGGTGCCGGCCGCGATGTACGTGGTGTCGGCGGTGTTCCTCTTCTCCTACGCGATGCCGGCGCTCGGCCTCACGTAA
- a CDS encoding ribbon-helix-helix protein, CopG family, translated as MGSTVLSLRMDGELLDRLRAHAAKRGMSVQDYVLRTLIRDDFDERFKAAVEETEKFYGVP; from the coding sequence ATGGGATCGACAGTGCTCAGCCTGCGGATGGACGGTGAGCTGCTCGACCGGCTCCGGGCGCACGCCGCCAAACGAGGAATGAGCGTCCAGGACTATGTCCTGCGGACGCTCATTCGTGACGACTTCGACGAACGCTTCAAGGCGGCCGTCGAGGAGACCGAGAAGTTCTACGGGGTGCCGTGA
- a CDS encoding MarR family winged helix-turn-helix transcriptional regulator, with protein MPDLRHGTDADVAAVNSLRSAVMRLGRRLKHQRVDESLSPTEMSVLGTLARCGSATPGELARKEHVQPPSMTRIVALLEAKGLVRLEPHPDDRRQKVVSQTEEAEAMLEQSRRKRNAWLAALAEGLDDDEWDKLRAAAPVLEKLAHLPPPVRG; from the coding sequence ATGCCTGACCTTCGCCACGGTACTGACGCAGATGTCGCCGCCGTGAACTCCCTCCGCTCGGCCGTGATGCGGCTGGGCAGGCGCCTGAAACACCAGCGCGTCGACGAATCGCTGAGTCCCACCGAGATGTCGGTGCTCGGCACCCTCGCCCGCTGCGGCTCGGCCACCCCCGGTGAGCTGGCCCGCAAAGAGCATGTGCAGCCGCCGTCCATGACCAGGATCGTCGCGCTGCTGGAGGCCAAGGGACTGGTCCGGCTCGAACCGCACCCCGACGACCGTCGGCAGAAGGTGGTCAGCCAGACCGAGGAGGCCGAAGCGATGCTCGAGCAGAGCCGCCGCAAGCGGAACGCCTGGCTGGCCGCCCTCGCCGAGGGCCTCGACGATGACGAATGGGACAAGCTGCGCGCCGCCGCTCCCGTCCTGGAGAAGCTCGCGCACCTGCCCCCTCCCGTCCGGGGCTAG